The following proteins come from a genomic window of Gossypium raimondii isolate GPD5lz chromosome 5, ASM2569854v1, whole genome shotgun sequence:
- the LOC105770821 gene encoding uncharacterized oxidoreductase At4g09670: protein MTHTSIRFGIIGCADIARKVSRAILLAPNATLSAVASRSLHKAADFAKPNGFPPEAKIYGSYESLLDDPDIDAVYMPLPTTLHLKWAVLIAQKKKHLLTEKPVALNVAEFDEIVRACEENGVQIMDGTMWMHHPRTHKMKEFLQDKQRFGQLKTVNSCFTFFTDPDFLKNDIRVKPDLDALGALGDAGWYGIRSILWAADYELPKTVTALQGAVLNEAGVILDCGASLQWEDGKKATFHCSFLTSLTMNITAIGTHGTLHLTDFVIPYQEQEASYTASAKPGFNELVTGWEPLPSEHTVTVDLPQEVCMVREFATLVQNIKKKGAKPDMKWPTISRKTQLVLDAVKASIEKGFEPVEIVN from the exons ATGACTCACACTTCAATCAGGTTTGGAATCATTGGCTGCGCCGACATAGCCCGCAAAGTCTCCCGAGCCATCCTACTTGCACCCAACGCCACTCTCTCTGCCGTCGCCAGCCGCTCCCTCCACAAAGCCGCCGATTTCGCCAAGCCCAATGGCTTCCCCCCTGAAGCCAAGATCTACGGCTCTTACGAATCCCTTTTGGACGATCCTGACATCGACGCCGTCTATATGCCCTTACCCACAACCCTTCACCTCAAGTGGGCTGTACTGATAGCTCAGAAGAAGAAGCATTTGCTAACGGAGAAGCCCGTGGCTCTCAATGTGGCAGAGTTTGATGAGATAGTAAGGGCTTGTGAGGAAAACGGAGTTCAGATTATGGATGGGACCATGTGGATGCATCATCCAAGGACCCACAAAATGAAGGAGTTTTTACAAGATAAGCAGCGCTTTGGTCAGCTTAAAACT GTGAACAGCTGCTTCACATTCTTTACCGACCCCGATTTTCTCAAGAACGACATCCGTGTGAAGCCAGATCTCGACGCACTTGGTGCTCTCGGTGATGCGGGGTGGTACGGGATCAGGTCGATCCTGTGGGCAGCCGACTACGAGCTGCCCAAGACCGTAACAGCCTTGCAAGGAGCTGTTCTTAACGAAGCAGGGGTGATACTAGATTGTGGGGCTTCACTGCAGTGGGAGGATGGCAAAAAAGCAACCTTCCATTGCTCTTTCTTAACTAGTTTGACAATGAATATCACTGCTATAGGAACACACGGAACCTTGCACCTCACGGATTTCGTCATTCCTTACCAAGAGCAGGAGGCCTCTTATACTGCATCCGCGAAGCCCGGATTCAACGAACTCGTAACAGGATGGGAGCCGCTTCCGAGCGAGCATACGGTTACCGTCGATCTGCCCCAGGAAGTATGCATGGTGAGGGAGTTTGCTACCTTggttcaaaatattaaaaagaaggGCGCGAAGCCGGATATGAAGTGGCCTACGATCAGCAGGAAGACACAATTGGTTTTGGATGCTGTCAAGGCATCCATTGAGAAAGGTTTTGAACCTGTTGAAATTGTCAATTAA
- the LOC105769894 gene encoding laccase-15, protein MAQMVELIPHHSIPFMTLEVKEATYTRLCSTKKILTVNGQFPGPTIEAQHGDTIYVNVYNQGKQNITIHWHGVLQPRYPWADGPEYITQCPIKPGGRFRQKIIFSTEEGTLWWHAHSDWSRATVYGAIIIHPKVGTRYPFPKPDAEVPIILGEWWKEDITKVLQQMHDTGGDPNISDAFTINGQPGDLYPCSKQGTFKLTVDRGKTYLLRLINAAMNIILFFAIKKHNLTVVGVDAGYTKPLSSEYVTISPGQTIDALLSANQKPDLYYMVARAYSTGSNHHFDNTTTTAIVQYKGKYSNPTSSSSSSLPSLPFYNDTNAAFSFLGGLKSLADKKHPIDVPLHIRNRIFTTISVNSFPCQDNNNCAGPNGTRFAASMNNISFVNPSTALLQAYYQHTNGVYGDNFPDMPPFLFNFTDIFLPLNLETPKRGTEVMVLDYNTTVEIVLQGTALMGGIDHPIHLHGYNFYIVGFGLGNFDIYKDPLKYNLKDPPLRNTVSVPINGWVTVRFKADNPGVWLLHCHIDRHMTWGMKTVFIVKDGDQPEERLLPPPPDMPRC, encoded by the exons ATGGCACAAATGGTTGAACTAATCCCTCACCACAGCATTCCCTTCATGACTCTTGAA GTGAAAGAAGCTACATACACAAGATTGTGCAGTACAAAGAAGATTTTAACTGTAAATGGACAATTTCCAGGGCCGACTATAGAAGCTCAGCATGGAGATACAATTTATGTCAACGTTTATAACCAAGGCAAACAAAACATCACCATTCACTG GCATGGAGTTCTACAGCCGAGGTATCCATGGGCAGATGGACCGGAATACATCACACAATGCCCTATCAAACCTGGAGGAAGATTCAGGCAAAAGATTATATTTTCAACAGAGGAAGGGACCCTATGGTGGCATGCTCACAGTGACTGGTCAAGGGCTACTGTTTATGGAGCTATTATCATCCACCCAAAGGTCGGAACTAGGTATCCTTTCCCTAAACCCGATGCAGAAGTGCCCATAATATTAGGTGAATGGTGGAAAGAAGATATAACAAAGGTTCTCCAGCAAATGCATGACACTGGAGGGGACCCTAATATCTCTGATGCCTTTACTATCAATGGTCAGCCTGGTGATCTTTACCCTTGCTCTAAACAAG GTACATTCAAGCTAACGGTGGATCGAGGCAAAACTTATCTACTTCGCTTGATAAATGCTGCAATGAACATCATTTTGTTCTTTgccataaaaaaacataatctCACAGTTGTGGGCGTAGATGCAGGCTACACCAAGCCACTCAGCAGTGAATATGTTACCATTTCTCCTGGACAGACCATAGATGCCTTGTTATCTGCCAACCAAAAACCCGACCTATATTACATGGTTGCTAGGGCTTATTCTACTGGTTCCAATCATCATTTCGATAACACTACGACCACTGCCATCGTTCAATACAAAGGAAAATACAGCAATccaacttcttcttcttcttcttcgttgCCATCTCTTCCTTTCTACAATGATACAAATGCggccttttcttttcttggtgGTCTCAAGAGCTTAGCCGATAAAAAACATCCAATTGATGTCCCATTACACATCAGAAATCGAATTTTCACCACGATTTCCGTTAACTCTTTCCCTTGCCAAGACAATAACAATTGTGCTGGTCCTAATGGAACTAGGTTTGCTGCTAGCATGAACAACATAAGCTTTGTTAATCCATCGACTGCTTTGCTCCAAGCTTACTATCAGCACACCAATGGGGTGTATGGGGATAATTTTCCCGACATGccaccatttttattcaatttcactGACATATTTCTTCCCTTGAACTTAGAAACTCCGAAACGAGGGACCGAGGTGATGGTGCTGGACTATAACACCACGGTGGAGATTGTTCTTCAAGGGACGGCATTGATGGGCGGGATTGATCATCCTATTCACCTGCATGGTTACAACTTTTACATTGTTGGATTTGGGTTAGGGAATTTCGACATATACAAGGATCCTTTGAAGTACAACCTCAAAGATCCCCCGCTTCGAAACACGGTGAGTGTACCCATCAATGGCTGGGTCACCGTGAGATTCAAGGCAGACAACCCTG GAGTTTGGTTACTGCATTGCCATATAGACCGGCATATGACTTGGGGGATGAAGACTGTTTTCATAGTAAAAGACGGAGACCAGCCCGAAGAGAGGTTACTGCCTCCGCCACCGGATATGCCACGGTGCTGA
- the LOC105769901 gene encoding putative laccase-9 — protein sequence MGLQQDTVTWFVGVLFLSTLFLCSAEVHHYEFFVRESNFSKLCNTTTLLVVNDSYPGPEIRVRRGDTVFVNVHNQGNYGFTIHWHGVKQPRNPWFDGPEFITQCPIQPGTNFTYEVILSDEIGTLWWHAHSDWTRGSVQGAFIILPAENETYPFPTPDADQTIILQSWYNGDYKQIIDQALATGIPPRQPDAYAINGNLGDTYGCTNDTIFRMQVDYEKMYLLRIINAAMNEQQFFAITNHTLTVVAQDASYVQRFTSDYILISPGQTMDVLVSANQNVGQYYMATRPFSDASAMPPDNITTGIFQYTNSDGGLNASLITLPARDDTNATNSFISRIRNTNVTQNPPLNVPTGIDRRVFITIATNTVPCNTSQCLLPNRFVASLNNVSFVFPRIDILQAYYNSTGGVFTEDFPLNPPVFYDFTGNLTGFNTRAELGTRAVVLNYGEAVEIVLQATQLGGGGSHPIHLHGFSFYRVGSGSGNFNNETDPSTYNLVDPPLINTIHVPGKGWAALRFFANNPGVWFMHCHFERHSSWGMDTVFIVRNGTTTETSIRPPPSTMPRCPGT from the exons atgggtttaCAGCAAGATACAGTGACATGGTTCGTAGGGGTTCTATTTCTAAGCACTTTGTTCCTGTGCAGTGCTGAAGTACATCACTATGAATTCTTT GTGCGAGAGTCGAACTTTTCGAAGCTGTGCAACACGACGACATTGCTGGTCGTAAACGACAGTTATCCAGGGCCTGAGATTCGGGTTCGAAGAGGTGACACTGTCTTCGTTAATGTCCACAATCAAGGAAACTATGGCTTCACCATTCACTG GCACGGCGTGAAACAACCAAGGAATCCATGGTTCGACGGTCCCGAGTTCATAACGCAGTGCCCTATCCAACCAGGAACCAACTTTACGTACGAAGTCATTTTATCGGACGAAATAGGAACCCTTTGGTGGCATGCACACAGTGACTGGACTCGCGGTTCCGTCCAGGGAGCCTTCATCATTTTACCGGCCGAGAACGAAACTTATCCGTTCCCCACGCCAGACGCGGATCAAACAATCATACTTC AATCATGGTACAATGGGGACTACAAGCAAATCATCGATCAAGCACTTGCAACCGGTATCCCTCCTCGCCAACCAGATGCTTATGCTATCAATGGAAATTTAGGAGACACATATGGATGCACTAATG ATACAATATTCCGTATGCAAGTTGATTATGAGAAGATGTACCTTCTCCGCATAATCAATGCAGCAATGAACGAACAGCAATTCTTCGCCATCACGAACCACACCCTCACAGTCGTCGCCCAAGATGCCTCCTACGTTCAAAGGTTCACAAGCGACTACATATTGATAAGCCCTGGCCAAACCATGGATGTGTTGGTCTCCGCCAACCAAAACGTGGGCCAATATTACATGGCTACCAGGCCTTTCTCTGATGCCTCTGCTATGCCTCCTGACAACATCACAACCGGCATTTTCCAATATACGAACAGCGACGGCGGATTGAATGCTTCCTTGATAACACTGCCCGCGAGAGACGATACAAATGCTACCAATAGCTTCATCAGCCGAATTAGAAACACCAACGTCACCCAGAATCCCCCATTGAATGTGCCAACGGGTATCGATAGACGAGTGTTCATTACAATCGCCACCAACACCGTGCCTTGCAACACCTCGCAATGTCTTCTACCTAATAGATTTGTTGCAAGTTTGAACAACGTCAGCTTTGTTTTCCCACGTATTGACATTCTCCAGGCATACTACAACAG TACCGGTGGTGTTTTCACGGAAGATTTTCCCCTTAATCCACCAGTATTCTACGATTTTACTGGAAACTTGACTGGTTTCAACACGAGAGCTGAGTTAGGGACGAGGGCTGTTGTGCTAAACTATGGGGAAGCAGTTGAGATTGTGCTGCAAGCAACCCAATTGGGTGGTGGTGGAAGTCACCCAATCCATTTGCACGGTTTCAGCTTCTATCGGGTGGGAAGTGGTTCCGGAAATTTCAACAATGAGACAGATCCAAGCACCTACAACCTGGTTGATCCACCCCTCATTAACACTATCCACGTTCCTGGTAAAGGATGGGCTGCACTCAGATTTTTTGCAAACAATCCTG GGGTATGGTTTATGCATTGCCATTTCGAAAGGCATAGTAGCTGGGGAATGGACACTGTTTTCATTGTGAGGAATGGTACCACCACGGAAACCAGCATCCGCCCACCGCCGTCTACCATGCCTCGTTGTCCTGGAACCTAG
- the LOC105769902 gene encoding laccase-14, giving the protein MNWTNGCFFILFYKLLRNGQKPKTLERTKGETGRTQIHRTKKRKNMGSEKQGFIWLSGLLFLNILALSTAEVLYYEFFLQESQFTKLCSTKSILTVNGSFPGPEIRVRRGDTVFVNVHNQGNHAVSLKWEGVKDSIDGSNELIQPGRNFTYEIELEDEIGTLWWHATSAWAAATVHGAFVILPAANEDYPFPAPTSDQTIILGEWFREELTEANQTIAPGSADAYTINGHPGETYGCSNDTTYEMQVDYEGLYLVRVINAIANETMVFGVASHSFTIVGQSGAYSRRSFTNSLTLAPAQVVDVLLCANQNVGHYYITARPSSGAHITNGILRYTTTSSLI; this is encoded by the exons ATGAATTGGACCAATGGCTGCTTTTTCATCctcttttataaattattaagaaatggacaaaaaccaaaaacattAGAAAGAACGAAAGGGGAGACCGGAAGAACACAGATACATAGAACCAAGAAACGGAAAAACATGGGTTCTGAAAAGCAAGGGTTTATATGGTTATCAGGGCTTTTGTTTCTAAATATCCTTGCCTTATCCACAGCTGAAGTCCTTTATTACGAGTTTTTT TTGCAAGAATCCCAGTTCACTAAGCTGTGTAGCACGAAGAGCATCTTGACCGTCAATGGCAGCTTTCCAGGGCCTGAGATTCGGGTTCGGAGAGGGGACACAGTTTTTGTCAACGTCCACAATCAAGGAAACCATGCTGTATCCCTCAAGTg GGAGGGCGTTAAGGATTCAATTGATGGTTCGAATGAGTTGATTCAGCCAGGGAGAAACTTCACTTACGAGATAGAGTTAGAGGATGAAATAGGAACTCTCTGGTGGCACGCTACTAGTGCTTGGGCTGCGGCAACCGTACACGGCGCCTTTGTCATTTTACCGGCAGCCAATGAAGACTATCCTTTCCCTGCACCTACTTCTGACCAAACAATTATACTTG GGGAATGGTTCAGGGAAGAGTTAACGGAAGCTAATCAAACCATAGCTCCTGGCTCAGCAGATGCTTACACTATCAATGGTCATCCCGGAGAAACTTACGGATGCAGCAACG ATACAACGTATGAGATGCAAGTAGATTACGAGGGTCTTTACCTTGTTCGAGTAATAAATGCTATTGCCAATGAAACAATGGTGTTTGGCGTAGCATCCCACAGCTTCACCATTGTTGGACAAAGCGGGGCTTATAGCAGACGTTCCTTTACAAATTCTCTAACCCTAGCACCCGCCCAAGTTGTTGATGTTTTATTGTGCGCAAACCAAAATGTAGGACATTATTACATCACTGCTCGACCTTCCTCCGGCGCACATATTACCAATGGAATTCTACGATATACCACCACTAGTTCTTTAATTTAG